One window from the genome of Pelodictyon luteolum DSM 273 encodes:
- a CDS encoding periplasmic heavy metal sensor, with protein MAYPPAGHPPHDFTDTMNFLTTKRLVTTALILLVILNVTLLSVLWWQNIHAPAPRPVTLTREVSRQIYFQLPLSLTRSQAASFQELRRQHFRKVRPQIQAIGSLKQQLVEESFQESPDTMKITALATELGNRQAEIERELAHHFHELAMTCTPAQRDSLKTMLGELATRKIIMHQEHWKSTPAGGTR; from the coding sequence ATGGCGTACCCCCCTGCCGGGCACCCTCCACATGACTTCACCGATACCATGAACTTCCTTACTACAAAACGGCTCGTCACCACGGCCCTCATCCTGCTCGTCATCCTTAACGTCACCCTGCTCAGCGTGCTCTGGTGGCAGAACATCCATGCCCCGGCACCACGGCCGGTGACCCTCACCCGCGAGGTGAGCCGGCAGATCTACTTCCAGCTCCCGCTCTCCCTCACCCGCAGCCAGGCGGCCTCTTTCCAGGAGCTCCGCCGTCAGCACTTCCGGAAAGTCCGCCCCCAGATACAGGCCATCGGGTCCCTGAAGCAGCAGCTTGTTGAAGAGTCCTTCCAGGAGAGCCCCGACACGATGAAGATCACGGCCCTGGCCACAGAGCTCGGCAACCGTCAGGCGGAGATCGAGCGAGAGCTCGCCCATCACTTCCATGAACTCGCAATGACCTGCACGCCCGCCCAGCGCGACTCGCTGAAAACCATGCTCGGAGAGCTGGCAACCCGCAAAATCATCATGCACCAGGAGCACTGGAAAAGCACTCCTGCCGGCGGGACCCGCTGA